One Bacillus sp. (in: firmicutes) DNA window includes the following coding sequences:
- a CDS encoding long-chain fatty acid--CoA ligase → MMNTPLILTSFIQRAERYFPNKMIISRTHDKIHRLTYREYIKRTRKLASALTSLGMKEGDKIGTFAWNHHRHLEAYFAVPCSGAVLHMINIRLSPEHIAYVINHAEDKLLLVDEDLVPLIEQIQDRLSTVEAYIIMTDKEELPKTKLHPAYSYEELLKKGDETYAFRDDLDEETPAGMCYTSATTGNPKGVVYSHRGIYLHSMALGLADSVALSEKDVVMPVVPMFHANAWGMPFASVWFGATQVFPGPQMTPAIIAQMIQDEKVTMTAGVPTIWLALLQTLEKEKYDISSLRGIVCGGSAAPIGVIKAFEEKYKVPFIHGYGMTETSPIVTLSTITSEMEQVKGEDRFRLLSMQGLVVPGLEIKVVNEQGEVPWDGKTMGELIVRGPWIANEYYKDERTEEAFRDGWLYTGDIATINEYGYIKITDRTKDLIKSGGEWISSVDLENALMSHEAVYEAAVIAVPHEKWQERPLACVVLKDEYKSTIKKEDLLQYLQPQFTKWWLPDDIIFIDEIPKTSVGKLLKRALREQYQDYYYSVSE, encoded by the coding sequence TTATATCGAGAACGCATGACAAGATTCACCGCTTGACGTATCGGGAATATATAAAACGTACACGGAAATTGGCAAGTGCCCTCACTTCCCTAGGAATGAAGGAAGGAGACAAGATTGGTACTTTTGCGTGGAATCATCATCGCCATTTAGAAGCGTATTTTGCTGTTCCTTGTAGTGGTGCGGTCCTTCATATGATTAATATTCGTCTTTCCCCAGAACACATTGCTTATGTCATTAATCATGCCGAAGATAAGTTGCTTCTTGTGGATGAAGACTTAGTTCCACTAATCGAACAAATCCAAGACAGACTTTCAACGGTTGAGGCTTACATTATCATGACTGATAAAGAGGAGCTTCCAAAGACAAAGTTACATCCAGCCTATTCTTATGAGGAACTTTTGAAAAAAGGGGACGAAACATACGCCTTTCGGGACGACTTAGATGAAGAGACTCCTGCAGGAATGTGCTATACATCAGCAACCACAGGTAATCCAAAAGGAGTGGTATATAGCCATCGAGGGATTTATTTACACAGCATGGCGTTAGGTTTAGCCGATTCTGTAGCCCTTTCGGAAAAAGATGTCGTCATGCCTGTAGTTCCGATGTTCCATGCGAATGCTTGGGGAATGCCGTTTGCCTCCGTATGGTTTGGAGCTACTCAAGTGTTCCCAGGACCACAAATGACACCTGCGATTATCGCTCAAATGATCCAAGACGAAAAAGTGACAATGACTGCTGGTGTTCCGACCATTTGGCTTGCGCTCCTTCAAACGTTGGAAAAGGAAAAATACGATATTTCTAGTTTACGAGGAATTGTATGTGGCGGTTCGGCTGCGCCTATTGGCGTTATCAAAGCGTTTGAAGAAAAATACAAGGTGCCATTTATCCATGGGTATGGGATGACCGAAACAAGCCCAATCGTTACGTTGTCAACCATTACGAGTGAAATGGAACAAGTGAAAGGTGAAGATCGATTCCGCTTATTATCGATGCAAGGGCTAGTCGTTCCAGGATTAGAGATAAAAGTCGTTAATGAACAAGGGGAAGTGCCTTGGGACGGAAAAACAATGGGGGAACTTATTGTACGAGGTCCTTGGATCGCAAACGAATATTACAAAGATGAACGGACAGAAGAAGCGTTCCGGGACGGTTGGTTATACACTGGCGATATCGCTACCATTAATGAATACGGTTATATCAAAATTACGGACCGAACAAAAGATTTAATCAAAAGCGGAGGAGAGTGGATTTCTTCTGTCGACTTAGAAAACGCTCTCATGTCCCATGAAGCGGTTTATGAAGCAGCGGTTATTGCTGTGCCACATGAAAAATGGCAAGAACGACCATTAGCGTGTGTCGTCTTAAAAGATGAGTATAAATCAACGATTAAAAAGGAAGATTTACTCCAGTACTTACAACCGCAATTTACGAAATGGTGGCTTCCTGATGACATCATCTTTATAGACGAAATTCCGAAAACATCGGTCGGAAAATTGTTGAAACGTGCCCTACGTGAACAATATCAAGATTATTATTATTCCGTTTCTGAATAA
- a CDS encoding fatty acid--CoA ligase yields MYPTIATLFDQTVLKYPKKEALVDVTNNRRWTYEQWQDDVHRVAHALLDAGVKKGDRVSTFLFNGSEFATTYFACAKIGAVINPINFRLKPKEVAYILQDAQPKIVLFEQPLKPVIDAIYEEFPHIQFWYIHPDAPSYAKSYHELISLYPTEAPNVSVQETDLYAIMYTSGTTGRPKGVMHRHRDMVEQSLICLAALKLSPEDRGLVIAPMFHCAELHCCFLPRVQVGACNVVMHHFDPKLVLQTIQNERITIFFGAPTMWNMLLQEDIHTENISSLRLGLYGAAPMAPVLVKAIKERLGIDLVQAYGQTEMGPAVTFLSETEQLSKAGSAGKACFNHEIRIVRLREDGPSEPDDVLPPGEVGEILVRGSCTMVGYYNMPEATEKALYKGWYHSGDLGYMDADGYVYIADRVDDMIISGGENIYPREIEDVLYEHPNVLEVAVLGEPHEKWGEQVTAIVVPKHEGLTAEELDEFCKNSERLADYKRPRNYVFVKHLPRNASGKIQKFLLRKQLNEQKPLHSFE; encoded by the coding sequence ATGTATCCAACGATTGCCACATTGTTTGACCAAACAGTCCTTAAATATCCCAAAAAAGAAGCATTAGTTGATGTCACTAACAACCGAAGATGGACGTATGAACAGTGGCAAGATGATGTTCACCGGGTGGCTCATGCTTTGCTTGATGCTGGGGTTAAAAAAGGAGATCGTGTGTCAACGTTCTTGTTCAATGGAAGTGAATTTGCCACGACGTATTTTGCTTGTGCGAAAATTGGTGCTGTTATCAATCCGATCAACTTTCGCTTAAAGCCGAAAGAAGTAGCTTATATTTTACAAGACGCCCAACCTAAAATCGTTTTATTTGAACAGCCTTTAAAACCCGTAATAGATGCTATCTATGAAGAGTTTCCACACATTCAGTTTTGGTATATTCATCCAGATGCTCCTTCCTATGCGAAAAGTTATCATGAACTAATCTCCCTTTATCCAACTGAGGCTCCGAACGTATCGGTACAGGAAACAGATTTGTACGCGATTATGTATACAAGCGGAACGACTGGACGCCCCAAAGGGGTTATGCATCGCCATCGCGATATGGTCGAACAAAGTTTAATTTGTTTAGCGGCATTGAAATTATCACCAGAAGATCGAGGTCTTGTCATTGCACCAATGTTCCATTGTGCTGAACTTCATTGCTGTTTTCTTCCACGAGTTCAAGTAGGCGCATGTAATGTCGTTATGCATCATTTTGATCCAAAGCTAGTCCTGCAAACAATTCAAAACGAACGGATTACCATTTTCTTTGGTGCCCCAACGATGTGGAATATGCTCCTCCAAGAGGATATTCATACGGAAAACATTTCTTCCTTACGCCTAGGACTATACGGAGCAGCTCCGATGGCACCTGTACTTGTAAAAGCGATTAAAGAACGTTTAGGAATTGATTTAGTTCAAGCATATGGTCAAACAGAAATGGGACCTGCAGTTACATTTTTAAGTGAAACTGAACAACTTTCAAAAGCTGGTTCTGCCGGAAAAGCTTGTTTCAATCACGAAATTCGTATTGTTCGTCTAAGAGAAGATGGGCCAAGTGAACCGGATGATGTGCTTCCACCTGGCGAAGTAGGGGAAATTCTCGTCCGTGGTTCTTGTACGATGGTTGGCTACTACAACATGCCAGAAGCCACGGAAAAAGCACTATATAAAGGTTGGTACCATTCCGGTGATTTAGGATACATGGATGCTGATGGTTACGTTTACATTGCGGATCGGGTGGACGATATGATTATTAGTGGAGGGGAAAATATTTATCCTCGCGAAATTGAAGACGTGTTATACGAACATCCAAATGTACTAGAGGTAGCGGTCTTAGGGGAACCGCATGAAAAATGGGGTGAACAAGTAACGGCTATCGTCGTTCCGAAACACGAAGGACTAACCGCTGAAGAACTCGATGAATTTTGTAAAAACAGCGAGCGTCTAGCGGATTATAAACGCCCAAGAAATTATGTATTTGTCAAACATTTACCTCGAAATGCGAGCGGGAAAATTCAAAAGTTTCTCCTTAGGAAGCAATTAAATGAGCAAAAACCGCTCCATTCATTCGAATGA
- a CDS encoding MFS transporter, whose product MGSIRSSLWTLKSFYLLSFFGVGSLLPLLSVYLSEVEGLNGYQIGIIMSMTPIVTIFFQPVWGIVSDVTKAPTLVLFWTSLLAGIAGLTFLWTHDYMLFVLIAFFVALFQSAIVPISDSISIQFAHRTNVKYGSIRLYGSLGFGLAVFFMGRLAETTIGLSVIFYAFFISLAISAVIARFAPKETSAKRGKITAGMKELLNQKKFSLFLLITFLLFGPNLANNFYFGLFVEDRGGTFTGIGIAFLIAVLSEIPFMKVSGSWIMRWGLLPIVLVSGFISMIRWFLYFTEPSLTVIYLSAVLQGFSLGLFIPAGLQYIREITPAHIATTGVTLYSAIGNGCGNWFSTFLAGIIFEKFHIYMVYFFFGILTLVSVLLTVYLIRLERQSQKRISKVALVSKK is encoded by the coding sequence ATGGGATCGATTCGTTCATCCCTGTGGACGTTAAAAAGTTTTTATTTGTTATCGTTTTTTGGTGTAGGAAGCTTACTTCCGCTTCTAAGTGTATATTTAAGTGAAGTGGAAGGATTGAACGGTTATCAAATTGGAATCATTATGTCGATGACACCGATTGTGACGATTTTCTTTCAACCCGTTTGGGGTATCGTTAGTGATGTGACAAAAGCTCCGACATTGGTATTGTTTTGGACTTCTTTACTGGCGGGAATAGCAGGATTAACGTTCTTATGGACGCATGATTACATGTTATTTGTCCTTATTGCTTTTTTTGTTGCATTATTTCAAAGCGCGATTGTCCCGATTTCTGATAGTATTTCTATTCAATTTGCCCACCGAACAAACGTGAAATATGGAAGCATTCGCTTGTATGGTTCTTTAGGATTTGGGTTAGCGGTATTTTTCATGGGTCGACTAGCCGAAACAACTATTGGATTATCGGTTATTTTTTATGCTTTTTTTATTTCTTTAGCGATTTCAGCTGTGATTGCCCGCTTTGCCCCAAAAGAAACATCAGCAAAACGGGGGAAAATTACGGCGGGAATGAAAGAACTCCTAAACCAAAAAAAGTTTTCCTTGTTTCTTCTTATTACCTTCTTACTCTTTGGACCTAATTTGGCAAACAACTTTTATTTTGGTTTATTTGTCGAAGACCGTGGGGGGACGTTTACCGGTATTGGTATTGCTTTCCTTATTGCGGTATTATCAGAAATTCCATTTATGAAAGTTTCTGGTTCATGGATTATGCGCTGGGGTCTTTTACCCATTGTTCTTGTATCCGGTTTTATATCTATGATCCGATGGTTTTTATACTTTACGGAACCAAGTCTTACGGTTATTTATTTGTCAGCTGTACTTCAAGGATTTTCTCTTGGATTATTTATTCCTGCCGGTCTCCAATATATTCGAGAAATTACTCCAGCTCATATTGCCACCACAGGTGTTACTCTTTATTCAGCAATTGGAAACGGGTGTGGGAACTGGTTTAGTACGTTTTTAGCCGGTATTATTTTTGAAAAATTTCATATTTATATGGTTTATTTCTTTTTTGGAATTTTAACGCTAGTTAGTGTTTTATTAACGGTTTACCTTATTCGGTTAGAACGTCAAAGTCAAAAAAGAATATCAAAGGTGGCTCTTGTATCCAAAAAATAA
- a CDS encoding CidA/LrgA family protein, which translates to MWKGLRGLLILVLFFEGGNWFAHALQLPVPGSIIGMMLFFLLMELGIISVHWVEEMAQYLLKHLSFFFLPITIGIMSMGDLLVSKGWKLLLILMISTFFGFIACGWTVQWFVRKKGRSMDGQSAQRYHS; encoded by the coding sequence TTGTGGAAAGGACTGCGTGGTCTACTCATTCTCGTACTTTTTTTTGAGGGGGGAAATTGGTTTGCTCATGCTCTACAACTACCTGTACCTGGTAGTATCATCGGGATGATGTTGTTCTTTTTACTCATGGAATTAGGAATTATTTCTGTTCATTGGGTGGAAGAGATGGCTCAATATCTATTAAAACATTTATCCTTTTTCTTTCTCCCAATAACAATTGGCATTATGAGTATGGGAGATTTATTAGTAAGTAAAGGATGGAAGCTACTTCTCATTTTAATGATCAGTACTTTTTTTGGATTTATCGCATGCGGATGGACGGTGCAATGGTTCGTTCGAAAAAAGGGGAGAAGTATGGATGGACAATCAGCTCAGCGCTACCATTCTTAG
- a CDS encoding LrgB family protein: MDNQLSATILSLLITIFAYRFSRWLGRKTNHPLFTPILPATIIAIWMLTTLEISYEEYEWTYKGITYLLGPATLALAVPLYHHWPTIRKYFLPSLIGIIVGSTVTLLAAITLAHLLGVEQELSLPLLLKSITTPVAVEVGKIIHLNPTLIAFYVTVTGMTGAVFGGWWMKWARITDPLARGLSFGTISHGIGTSEAVKEGELQGAVSAVSMGVAAVLTACLIPVIISFINS, translated from the coding sequence ATGGACAATCAGCTCAGCGCTACCATTCTTAGTCTTCTTATTACCATTTTCGCTTATAGATTCTCTCGCTGGCTTGGGAGAAAAACAAACCATCCTTTATTTACTCCGATTTTACCCGCAACGATCATTGCTATATGGATGTTAACTACTTTGGAGATTTCTTATGAAGAGTACGAGTGGACATACAAAGGAATTACGTATTTATTAGGACCCGCTACACTTGCCTTGGCTGTTCCATTATACCACCATTGGCCAACGATTCGAAAATACTTTCTTCCTTCACTAATAGGAATCATTGTTGGAAGTACGGTTACATTACTGGCCGCGATTACTTTAGCCCATCTTTTGGGAGTAGAACAAGAGCTCTCCTTACCGCTTTTACTCAAATCGATAACGACACCTGTTGCAGTGGAAGTTGGTAAAATCATTCATCTAAATCCAACCCTTATTGCTTTTTATGTAACTGTAACCGGGATGACAGGTGCGGTTTTTGGGGGATGGTGGATGAAATGGGCAAGAATTACCGATCCGCTCGCTCGAGGACTCTCTTTTGGAACGATTTCTCACGGGATTGGAACGAGCGAAGCGGTAAAAGAAGGGGAATTACAAGGAGCTGTATCGGCTGTGTCGATGGGAGTAGCTGCTGTCTTAACTGCCTGTTTGATACCCGTTATCATTTCTTTCATTAATAGTTAA
- a CDS encoding MFS transporter, producing MSVTTKKLAAPSVLPVYGILFAISSGHFINDTLQAVVPAMFPILEKELQLTYTEIGWIAFMLNMTSSVLQPVFGYFADRKPSPFLLPIAMLFSMIGVLGYAMFQHFLFLLLAVMFIGMGSAIFHPEGSRVAYMAAGNRRGFAQSIYQVGGNTGQSLAPIITAFILVPLGQKGAALFMLVALLGAIILYRVSLWYRKQTMHSRIKPKHQTSKTRLSHIPHLVKGAIALLIFLVFVRSWYGAAISNFYQFYLIEDYGLSIREAQIYVFIFMFASVIGTFIGGPIADRIGKRTVIFGSLLGGAPFALMLPHVPLIGVIPVVFLLGIILFSSFSVTVVYAQELVPRNVGMVSGLIVGLAFGMGAIGAVFFGGMADAFSIRTVMVVSSFLPLFGLLTWRLPSDHTIRSWYQ from the coding sequence ATGTCGGTCACAACAAAAAAATTAGCCGCACCGTCTGTACTTCCTGTTTACGGGATTTTATTTGCCATCAGTTCCGGTCATTTTATCAATGATACGCTCCAAGCAGTTGTACCAGCGATGTTTCCGATATTAGAAAAAGAATTACAATTAACGTACACAGAAATTGGTTGGATTGCGTTTATGTTGAATATGACATCATCCGTTTTGCAGCCCGTATTTGGATATTTTGCCGATAGAAAACCGAGCCCGTTTTTATTACCAATAGCCATGTTGTTCAGTATGATAGGCGTATTAGGGTATGCGATGTTTCAGCATTTTTTATTTTTATTACTTGCCGTGATGTTTATTGGAATGGGATCAGCCATTTTTCATCCAGAAGGTTCACGGGTTGCTTATATGGCAGCGGGGAATCGGCGTGGTTTTGCCCAATCGATTTACCAAGTAGGAGGAAATACGGGCCAATCGTTAGCACCGATCATTACTGCGTTCATCCTTGTTCCATTGGGGCAAAAAGGGGCTGCTCTTTTCATGCTTGTAGCTTTGCTAGGTGCTATTATTTTGTACCGTGTTTCTTTATGGTACCGTAAACAAACCATGCATAGTAGAATAAAGCCGAAACATCAAACTTCAAAAACACGATTAAGCCATATTCCGCATCTGGTTAAAGGGGCAATTGCCTTATTGATTTTTCTTGTATTTGTCCGTTCTTGGTATGGTGCGGCGATATCAAACTTTTATCAATTTTACTTAATTGAAGATTACGGGTTATCAATACGAGAGGCACAAATTTACGTATTTATATTTATGTTCGCGAGTGTGATCGGTACGTTTATCGGCGGTCCGATAGCCGATCGAATTGGAAAACGTACTGTGATATTCGGGTCATTATTAGGTGGGGCTCCATTTGCCCTTATGTTACCTCACGTACCGTTAATTGGGGTTATTCCCGTTGTGTTTTTATTAGGAATTATCTTGTTTTCAAGTTTTAGTGTCACCGTTGTTTACGCACAAGAGTTGGTCCCGAGAAATGTTGGGATGGTGTCAGGATTAATTGTTGGATTAGCGTTTGGTATGGGGGCCATTGGAGCAGTGTTCTTTGGTGGAATGGCCGATGCCTTTAGCATTCGGACCGTCATGGTTGTTAGTAGCTTTTTACCGTTATTTGGTTTATTGACTTGGCGCCTTCCATCAGATCATACCATCCGTTCGTGGTATCAATAA
- a CDS encoding DoxX family protein — MSRRLEWGLFLARLILGGTMLAHGIQKFKMLDLVVNMFTENFGLPSFFAYATAIVETVAGLALILGLFVQYSAALLGLVMVGAIVTVKFSIGFFGNGQMPGYELDLALLGLAIVLTLGGSRLFAVSSLLKSNKK, encoded by the coding sequence ATGAGTCGGCGACTTGAATGGGGATTATTTCTTGCTCGTCTCATTTTAGGGGGTACGATGTTAGCGCACGGGATTCAAAAATTTAAAATGCTGGATTTGGTTGTCAATATGTTTACAGAAAATTTTGGATTACCCAGCTTCTTTGCTTATGCTACCGCCATTGTTGAAACAGTCGCTGGTCTTGCTCTTATTCTAGGTTTATTCGTTCAATATTCTGCAGCGCTACTAGGCTTGGTGATGGTTGGCGCGATCGTTACGGTGAAGTTTTCGATAGGATTTTTCGGAAACGGACAAATGCCTGGATACGAGCTTGATTTAGCTCTTTTAGGATTAGCCATTGTCTTAACACTTGGAGGCAGCCGCTTATTTGCCGTTTCTTCTCTGCTTAAAAGTAACAAAAAGTAA
- a CDS encoding YhfH family protein, whose protein sequence is MVTKICVQCGEVIKEKMESHFIECERCLSKKED, encoded by the coding sequence ATGGTAACGAAAATTTGTGTACAATGCGGGGAAGTTATTAAAGAAAAAATGGAATCACATTTTATTGAATGTGAACGTTGCTTATCCAAAAAAGAAGATTAA
- the msrA gene encoding peptide-methionine (S)-S-oxide reductase MsrA: MSSLQKATFAGGCFWCMVQPFDELPGIHEVVSGYTGGHVENPTYEQVKSGESGHYEAVQITYDPEIFPYKKLLELYWPQIDPTDDGGQFHDRGPQYRTAIFYHTEEQRQLAEESKRQIEESGRFNKPIVTKILPASTFYPAEEYHQHFYKKNPKAYKEDRAKSGRDEFIEKHWK; this comes from the coding sequence ATGAGTTCACTACAAAAAGCCACATTTGCTGGAGGATGTTTTTGGTGTATGGTTCAACCGTTTGATGAACTGCCTGGAATTCACGAGGTGGTTTCTGGTTATACAGGTGGCCATGTTGAAAATCCTACATATGAACAAGTAAAGTCAGGTGAATCGGGTCATTACGAAGCGGTGCAAATTACATATGATCCTGAAATATTTCCATACAAAAAACTTCTTGAATTATATTGGCCGCAAATTGACCCAACAGACGATGGCGGACAGTTCCATGACCGTGGCCCGCAATATCGTACAGCGATTTTTTATCATACGGAAGAACAAAGACAATTAGCTGAAGAATCGAAACGACAAATTGAAGAAAGCGGACGGTTTAACAAACCAATTGTAACAAAAATTTTACCTGCTTCGACCTTTTATCCTGCAGAAGAATATCATCAACACTTTTATAAAAAGAATCCGAAAGCTTATAAAGAAGACCGTGCAAAATCTGGTCGGGATGAATTTATTGAAAAACATTGGAAATAA
- a CDS encoding ribonuclease H-like YkuK family protein, with protein sequence MNSYNFTNTSDGVMTFDVVFQKIQSFILQDPTACYVLSIGSDSQTYQKETRFITAIHLHRKGKGAWGCIRKLIIPRPIDSIREKISLETSLSQEIAYLFTDDHLLSLSELIVPYEKKGASLTIEIHLDIGRKGLTKELIQDMVGRITAMGMDARIKPESYTAFSYANRYTR encoded by the coding sequence ATGAATTCGTATAATTTTACAAATACGAGTGACGGTGTAATGACATTTGATGTCGTTTTTCAAAAAATTCAGTCATTTATTTTACAGGATCCTACCGCTTGCTACGTTCTCTCCATTGGTTCTGATTCCCAAACGTATCAAAAAGAGACACGGTTTATCACCGCCATCCATCTTCATCGAAAAGGGAAAGGAGCGTGGGGATGTATTCGCAAGCTAATCATTCCTCGTCCAATCGATAGCATCCGTGAAAAAATTTCCCTTGAAACGTCCCTTAGTCAGGAAATTGCTTATCTATTTACTGATGATCATTTATTAAGTTTATCTGAACTAATTGTACCGTATGAAAAAAAAGGAGCTTCTTTAACGATAGAAATTCATTTAGACATCGGACGAAAAGGGTTAACGAAAGAATTAATTCAAGACATGGTCGGGCGAATAACAGCTATGGGTATGGATGCCAGGATCAAACCGGAATCGTACACCGCCTTTAGTTATGCAAATCGTTATACGAGGTGA